The Clostridia bacterium genomic sequence GATATCCTTACGCTCTGCCCGAGGGAAACTGGGAATCCATGTACGAAATCTACGAAAAAAGAACAAGATGCTGAGTATATCAGCATCTTGCAGGATTTCATTATCTGAATTTTCTTTTTCTTGCAGCCTCGGATTTCTTCTTTCTTTTTACGCTGGGCTTTTCATAGTGTTCTCTTTTTCTGATTTCAGAAAGAACACCTGCTTTTGCACACTGACGTTTAAATCTGCGAAGAGCGCTATCCAAAGACTCATTATCCTTAATTTTAACCTCAGACATTATTTTCCCTCCCTCCGCTTTACAAGCCGTCCTTTCGAACGGACATAACTACATCGTAAAAGAATTACTTAGATATTATACAACATATTTTGCGGTATGTCAAGAGGATTTTGCAAAATAATTAAATCATTTTTTCGGTAAGTTTCACACCGCCAATGATATGGAAGTGCAAATGACGTACAGTCTGACCGCCATCCTCACCGCAATTGTTGATAACCCGGAAGCCTTTTTCCGCAACGCCTGCTTTTTCTGCAATCTCACGGATTTTGGTCCAGATATATCCTAAAATTTCCGCATCTTCTGCTTCAATCGCATCCGCACCTGCAATGTGCTTTTTCGGAATCACCAGAATATGCACAGGTGCTACAGGATTGATATCGTTAAATGCTAAAATCTTATCGTCCTCATAAACCACCGAGGACGGTATTTCTTTATTTGCAATTTTACAAAAGAGACAGTTTTCCATTTGTCATCTGCTCCCCCTTTCTTATTTTGCGATTTGTTTTGCAACAATTTCGTCGACAACAGCAAGTGCATCATCAACCTTCTCCAGAACCTTACCACCACCGCGTGCAGAATCAGGCTTACCGCCACCACTACCGCCTGCAATTGCAGTAATTTCTTTCATAATCATGCCGGCATGTGCACCAAGTGCAATCGCTTCTTTGTTTGCAAGGCTCACAAAGCTGATTTTGTCATCCATATGATTTGCAAGGACAATCACACCCGGATTCTTCATTTTATCTTTCAGCTGGTCGCCTGTAACACGGAGTTCGTCCATTGTGCCTTCTCCAAGATCTGCTGTTACAACACGGATATCTCCAACAACTTTTGCGCCAACCAATAAATTATCAGTCATGCCTTTTGCAAGTTTTTCCCGGAACGTATCAATCTTCTTCTGTAATTCCTTACCTTCCGCAACAACAGATGCCGCTTTCAGATCAATTTCAGCGGGATTTGCTTTCAGCTGTTCTGCAGTACGCTGAATGAGTGCTTCTTTTTCCTTGAGGTAATCCAAAACCGCCTTGGATGTTACCGCTTCAATACGGCGGACACCTGCAGAAACGCCATTTTCAGAAAGCAATTTAAATAAGCCGATTTCGCTGGTGTTATTTACATGACAGCCACCGCAGAATTCGATAGAATAATCAGACATGGATACAACACGAACCACTTCGCCGTATTTTTCACCAAACAGTGCCTTTGCACCTGTTTTCTTTGCTTCTTCAATAGACATTTCCTGCTTTAACACAGGGATTGCTTCTAAGATTTTTTCATTGACAATTTGTTCTGCTTTTGCAATTTCTTCCGCTGTCATCGCAGTAAAGTGCGAGAAGTCAAAGCGGAGTCTGTCTGCAGATACAAACGAACCTGCCTGTGCAACATGATCGCCCAACACATCACGCAATGCCTGCTGCAGAAGATGGGTTGCAGAGTGATTACAGATGATTGCTTTTCTGTTTGCAGTATCAACCGCCATAACAATCTTGTCATCCACTTTAATTTCTTCTTTTGCTTCAATTTCATGCATGTAGTAGCCGTCACCGGTTTTAGTGGTGTTTACAACCTTTGCAATTTCCTTGCCGTCTTTAAGCACCACACCAATATCGCCTACCTGACCGCCCATTTCTGCATAGAAAGAGGTGCTGTCCACAACTAAGAAACCGTTTTCACCGGCAGAAATTACCTGTGCAACCTCCTGCTCTTTTACAATACCCTTAACGGTTGCATTGCAGGACAATTCTTCATAGCCACAGAACACGGTAGGCTCTGCATTTTCAAAAGTATAGGTTGCGTCCGCATCCCAGCTCGAACCGTCTGCACGTGCATCACGCGCAGCTTTTTTCTGTGCATCCATAGCCGAATTAAAGCCGTCTACATCCACAGAAAGGCCTTTTTCTTCTGCCATTTCAATGGTCAGATCCAGCGGGAAGCCGTAGGTATCATGCAGTTTAAATGCCTGGTCGCCGGTAAGTGCCTTGCCGCCTGCGTTCTTTACTTCTTCAATATACTGATTCAGAACGATAAGACCGTTATCGATGGTTGCATCGAAGCGTTCTTCTTCTTTCTGAATGATTTTGGTGATATACTCTTTCTTTTCTTCCAGTTCGGGATAAGCGGATTTAGAGGTTTCAATCACGGTTTCCGCAACCTCAAACAGGAACTGCTTGTTGATGTTTAATAACTTTCCGTGACGTGCCGCACGACGGAGCAAACGACGGAGTACATAGCCTCTGCCCTCGTTGGAAGGGATAACGCCGTCAGATACCATCATAACAGTAGAACGGATGTGGTCGGTAATAACACGGAGCGAAATATCCTTCTTTTCATCCGTTTTATATTCCACGCCTGCAATTTTAGAGATGTGCTTCATAACATCCTGCACGGTGTCTACCTCAAAAAGGTTGTCCACACCCTGCATAACAACTGCTAAACGCTCTAAGCCCATACCTGTATCAATGTTGGGATGCTCTAAAGGATTGTAGTTTCCGTCTTCATCTTTATCGAACTGGGTAAACACCAGATTCCATACTTCCATAAAGCGGTCACATTCACAGCCTACGCCACAATCGGGAGAACCGCAACCGTAGCTTTCACCGCGGTCAAAATAGATTTCAGAGCAAGGACCGCATGGACCTGTACCGTGTTCCCAGAAGTTATCAGCTTTGCCGAGACGTACAATACGTTCGGGCGCAACGCCCACTTCCTTGGTCCAGATTTCAAATGCTTCGTCATCCTCTTCATAAATAGAGCACCAAAGCTTATCTGTCGGAATTTCCAGAACCTTTGTAAAGAATTCCCATGCCCAGGCAGTTGCTTCTCTCTTGAAGTAATCGCCAAAGGAAAAGTCGCCCAGCATTTCAAAATAGGTGCCGTGACGGGCAGTTTTACCTACATTTTCAATATCACCGGTACGGATACATTTCTGGCAGGTGGTTACTCTTTTACGGGGCGGAACCTCCGCACCGGTAAACCAAGCCTTCATGGGAGCCATACCCGAGTTAATCAAAAGTAAGCTTGCGTCATTTTTCGGAATCAGCGGAAAAGACGGCAAACGTAAATGGTCCTTGGTTTCAAAGAAAGCAAGGAATTTTTCTCTTAATTCATTCAAGCCCATATACTGCATAATTTCATCTCCAAAACTAATTATAAATTATCTATAGTATTATATCACATTACCACTTAGAAAGCAAATGTTTTTTTATTTTTTCTTTTCCTTTGCAAAAAGAAGTACGCAAGTCTCTTCATTTCCGTTTTTAAGCTCTACCCAAATGCCGTTATCGGTGATTTTCCGGCACATTTTAATGGTTTCGTCCGGCAAAAGCGCCTTTCTGTAAGTAATCTGCAGTTCGTTCACTTCAAAATCTTCGGGCAGAAGCTCCATGGCAACCTCCGCAGACTTTACGTTATTCATGTGATTGTTGGTATCCAGATCTCTCTTTTCAACACGCGTCTCCGAAAGCATCTGTACATCCTTTTCGGGACGGAGCTTGATAAAAGGCAATTCGTTATCCTCCTCCTGAACCGATTCATAATTCTTAAAAATCTGTTCAGGCACCAAAATCACCCGCATGCGCTCAGTATCTACCGTAAACCAGTCTGCAGTTGCAATGCTTTTTAACTCTCTGTCCTGCCAGATTTCAGACTTTCTTGCAGAGGAAAATTTGTGAATGTTCATAATGCCCGTTTTAACCAGAATCGGCTTTGTGGCATCCAGTGGCTTTAAGAAACGAATTCGCCAGCCCTGCAAAAGCCATGCAATATGCAAAGAATAAAGCGCTTCTAATGTATATCCCTTTGTATCCGAATGATAAATTGCCACATCCTGCAATATATCCATCACAGAGCTTAAACGAATCTGTCCGTTTTTATCAATATCGCTGTAACGAAAGGTATATTCTCGTTCTATCATAAAAGTCTCCTTACTTTACGGTTATCTCACCCACCTTATAATATGCACCGCTTCGTTTGGCATCGGAAGCAAAATACACCACAGGAATGTCCTGATTAAATATACCGATTTCAATAGCATATGTGCCTTTTTTCATGTTCTCAGGTAAAACAAAAGTGGCTTTTTCCGCATTTTTACCGGGCATCCACTTTGTGATGTCCACATCATTTTCCAATGGGTATTCCTTCTCACCATCAATAAAACGAATATGCAAAGGAAGCTTTCTGTAAATAGGAGCAACACCTACATTATCAATACCAAGCTTTAATGTAATCTCGTCCCCCGCTTCTGCTTCACCAGGGAATTTAAAGTAATCAATGACATAGTGATATCCCATTTTGCTTACCCAGTAATCAATTTTGTCCTTCCATTCAAAAGGAATGGGAATGGATTTCGCATTAAACGAGCTGATATGCCACCCTAAGGTCATTTGAATCACTTCATCAATGTCCCAACCCTTACGTTGCCATTCGCAAAGCCACCAAAAGGCTTCAAAGGAAATGGGCGCCGATTTCCAGGCATCCGGGAACTGTTCCAACTGTTTGCCGTACACTTCATGTAAATGATACGGATTACCTAAGCCGTCTCCGCGCAAGCCCACCGGCACAACCTTGCTGGCACGCTTGGCAATTCCAGGCTTTGTGAGCTGTCCGATAAGTCTTGTTTCTTTAAACACTTCAGTATGCATGTCAAACAGATTTTCAATGTCTTCTTCGGGATAAAGCTCTAAGTTGTGTCCCTCTCCCCAGGAGCCGGGAAGAGAAATATCCATGGTATCTAAAACAGGATTGCTGTCAAACTTTTCGCCAAACGCGCGCACCGCCTTTGTGAAATACTGTAAAAATTTCGGATCGGTTGGTGAATCCTTTACGCGCTTGCCCTTAGGTCTTGCAGGACACGGAATGATTTCTTTCAACCAATCCGGCACATCATCAATATCACGGGTACTGTGTGCCATCAAACGGAACGCAACCGTTTGATTATGCGCCTTTGCCGTATCTAAAATATCCTGCACAAACTGATAATTATATTTCCCCTGCTCCGGTTCAAATTCTTTCCAAAGAATACGGATGTACACGATAGAGGTGTCAGGATAATATCCCTCTTCTCTGCCGTTTTCCGGCACCCATTCGGGAATTGGGTAACATTCCACATCCTCGGTTTCACACATATTGTTCTCAGGCTTTACCACAATATCAGA encodes the following:
- a CDS encoding 30S ribosomal protein S21, giving the protein MSEVKIKDNESLDSALRRFKRQCAKAGVLSEIRKREHYEKPSVKRKKKSEAARKRKFR
- a CDS encoding histidine triad nucleotide-binding protein produces the protein MENCLFCKIANKEIPSSVVYEDDKILAFNDINPVAPVHILVIPKKHIAGADAIEAEDAEILGYIWTKIREIAEKAGVAEKGFRVINNCGEDGGQTVRHLHFHIIGGVKLTEKMI
- the alaS gene encoding alanine--tRNA ligase is translated as MQYMGLNELREKFLAFFETKDHLRLPSFPLIPKNDASLLLINSGMAPMKAWFTGAEVPPRKRVTTCQKCIRTGDIENVGKTARHGTYFEMLGDFSFGDYFKREATAWAWEFFTKVLEIPTDKLWCSIYEEDDEAFEIWTKEVGVAPERIVRLGKADNFWEHGTGPCGPCSEIYFDRGESYGCGSPDCGVGCECDRFMEVWNLVFTQFDKDEDGNYNPLEHPNIDTGMGLERLAVVMQGVDNLFEVDTVQDVMKHISKIAGVEYKTDEKKDISLRVITDHIRSTVMMVSDGVIPSNEGRGYVLRRLLRRAARHGKLLNINKQFLFEVAETVIETSKSAYPELEEKKEYITKIIQKEEERFDATIDNGLIVLNQYIEEVKNAGGKALTGDQAFKLHDTYGFPLDLTIEMAEEKGLSVDVDGFNSAMDAQKKAARDARADGSSWDADATYTFENAEPTVFCGYEELSCNATVKGIVKEQEVAQVISAGENGFLVVDSTSFYAEMGGQVGDIGVVLKDGKEIAKVVNTTKTGDGYYMHEIEAKEEIKVDDKIVMAVDTANRKAIICNHSATHLLQQALRDVLGDHVAQAGSFVSADRLRFDFSHFTAMTAEEIAKAEQIVNEKILEAIPVLKQEMSIEEAKKTGAKALFGEKYGEVVRVVSMSDYSIEFCGGCHVNNTSEIGLFKLLSENGVSAGVRRIEAVTSKAVLDYLKEKEALIQRTAEQLKANPAEIDLKAASVVAEGKELQKKIDTFREKLAKGMTDNLLVGAKVVGDIRVVTADLGEGTMDELRVTGDQLKDKMKNPGVIVLANHMDDKISFVSLANKEAIALGAHAGMIMKEITAIAGGSGGGKPDSARGGGKVLEKVDDALAVVDEIVAKQIAK
- a CDS encoding DUF4832 domain-containing protein, encoding MLRETTKTNYFAYKKEEEQNPYIGFCSFQHFRGEKLYSDIVVKPENNMCETEDVECYPIPEWVPENGREEGYYPDTSIVYIRILWKEFEPEQGKYNYQFVQDILDTAKAHNQTVAFRLMAHSTRDIDDVPDWLKEIIPCPARPKGKRVKDSPTDPKFLQYFTKAVRAFGEKFDSNPVLDTMDISLPGSWGEGHNLELYPEEDIENLFDMHTEVFKETRLIGQLTKPGIAKRASKVVPVGLRGDGLGNPYHLHEVYGKQLEQFPDAWKSAPISFEAFWWLCEWQRKGWDIDEVIQMTLGWHISSFNAKSIPIPFEWKDKIDYWVSKMGYHYVIDYFKFPGEAEAGDEITLKLGIDNVGVAPIYRKLPLHIRFIDGEKEYPLENDVDITKWMPGKNAEKATFVLPENMKKGTYAIEIGIFNQDIPVVYFASDAKRSGAYYKVGEITVK